One window of Populus nigra chromosome 5, ddPopNigr1.1, whole genome shotgun sequence genomic DNA carries:
- the LOC133695480 gene encoding histone-lysine N-methyltransferase ASHR1 isoform X1, with product MEELQNVVRDGGLAVSNLPEKGRCLLTTKNFYPGEVILRQEPYVCVPNNSTTVSRCDGCFASESLKKCSACQVVWYCGSTCQKSEWKLHRLECNALSRLEKEKRKAVTPSIRLMVRLYLRRKLQNEMFIPTSVTDSYNFVEALVSHLKDLDEKQLVLYAQMANLVHFILQWPEINLKEIAENFSKLACNAHTICDCELRPLGTGLYPVVSIINHSCMPNAVLTFEGKSSVVRAVEHIPEGAELSIAYIDTAGSTMTRQKALKEQYFFTCTCPRCIKVYDDIQESAILEGYRCKDDRCNGFLLRDSEDKGFICQTCGLRRSKEEVKRIACEITAISDKKLKSTSPGNQEEVISLYKMIEKLQMELCHPSSISLMRTQEELLKILMELGDWREALAYCRLTITGYQRVYPELHPLLGLQYYTCGKIEWLLGCTEDAIKSLTRAVDILRITHGTNSPFMKELMMKLDEAHAEASYNLSSKDE from the exons atGGAGGAATTGCAAAATGTTGTTAGAGATGGTGGATTAGCTGTGTCTAATCTTCCGGAGAAAGGACGATGTCTGCTCACCACCAAGAATTTCTATCCAG GAGAAGTGATTTTAAGGCAAGAGCCCTATGTCTGTGTACCAAACAACTCCACTACTGTCTCGAGATGTGATGGATGTTTTGCATCAGAGAGCCTCAAGAAATGCTCGGCTTGTCAAGTTGTGTGGTACTGTGGAAGCACATGCCAG AAATCAGAGTGGAAGTTGCATCGACTTGAATGCAATGCTCTCTCTCGGCTTGAGAAGGAGAAGCGAAAGGCTGTTACGCCTTCTATTCGTTTGATGGTTAGACTTTACCTTCGTAGAAAATTGCAAAATGAGATG TTCATCCCTACTAGTGTTACAGACAGTTACAATTTCGTGGAGGCATTGGTGTCGC ACTTGAAGGACCTTGATGAGAAGCAACTGGTGCTATATGCACAGATGGCCAACCTTGTCCACTTCATTCTTCAATGGCCTGAGATCAACTTAAAAGAGATTGCCGAGAACTTCTCCAAG CTGGCATGCAATGCCCATACCATTTGTGACTGTGAACTCAGACCTCTAGGCACAGGACTCTATCCTGTTGTTTCCATTATCAACCACAG CTGCATGCCCAATGCTGTGCTGACATTTGAGGGAAAGTCATCTGTTGTTCGAGCTGTAGAGCATATACCAGAAGGAGCAGAG ttGTCGATAGCTTACATAGACACTGCTGGAAGCACTATGACTCGGCAAAAGGCTCTCAAAGAACAGTACTTTTTCACTTGCACATGTCCCCGCTGCATCAAAGTG TATGATGATATCCAAGAAAGTGCGATTCTGGAAGGCTACAGATGCAAAGATGATAGATGCAATGGTTTTTTGCTCCGTGATTCTG AAGACAAAGGATTTATATGCCAAACTTGTGGCCTTCGTAGGAGCAAGGAAGAGGTAAAAAGGATTGCATGTGAAATAACAGCAATTTCAGACAAGAAACTCAAGTCTACTTCCCCTGGAA ACCAGGAGGAAGTtatttctctatataagatgaTTGAGAAACTTCAAATGGAGCTGTGCCATCCTTCTTCAATTAGTTTGATGCGAACTCAAGAAGAACTTCTGAAG ATTTTGATGGAGCTAGGAGATTGGAGAGAAGCTCTGGCATATTGCAGATTGACCATTACTGGATATCAAA GAGTGTATCCAGAGCTTCATCCTTTGCTTGGGTTGCAGTATTATACCTGTGGCAAAATCGAGTG GTTGCTTGGTTGCACAGAAGATGCTATCAAGTCACTGACTAGGGCTGTGGATATACTTCGAATTACTCATGGGACAAACAGTCCCTTCATGAAGGAACTCATGATGAAGTTGGACGAAGCACATGCTGAGGCTTCTTACAATCTTTCATCGAAAGATGAGTAG
- the LOC133695480 gene encoding histone-lysine N-methyltransferase ASHR1 isoform X2: MEELQNVVRDGGLAVSNLPEKGRCLLTTKNFYPGEVILRQEPYVCVPNNSTTVSRCDGCFASESLKKCSACQVVWYCGSTCQKSEWKLHRLECNALSRLEKEKRKAVTPSIRLMVRLYLRRKLQNEMFIPTSVTDSYNFVEALVSHLKDLDEKQLVLYAQMANLVHFILQWPEINLKEIAENFSKLACNAHTICDCELRPLGTGLYPVVSIINHSCMPNAVLTFEGKSSVVRAVEHIPEGAELSIAYIDTAGSTMTRQKALKEQYFFTCTCPRCIKVYDDIQESAILEGYRCKDDRCNGFLLRDSEDKGFICQTCGLRRSKEEVKRIACEITAISDKKLKSTSPGNQEEVISLYKMIEKLQMELCHPSSISLMRTQEELLKILMELGDWREALAYCRLTITGYQRVYPELHPLLGLQYYTCGKIE, encoded by the exons atGGAGGAATTGCAAAATGTTGTTAGAGATGGTGGATTAGCTGTGTCTAATCTTCCGGAGAAAGGACGATGTCTGCTCACCACCAAGAATTTCTATCCAG GAGAAGTGATTTTAAGGCAAGAGCCCTATGTCTGTGTACCAAACAACTCCACTACTGTCTCGAGATGTGATGGATGTTTTGCATCAGAGAGCCTCAAGAAATGCTCGGCTTGTCAAGTTGTGTGGTACTGTGGAAGCACATGCCAG AAATCAGAGTGGAAGTTGCATCGACTTGAATGCAATGCTCTCTCTCGGCTTGAGAAGGAGAAGCGAAAGGCTGTTACGCCTTCTATTCGTTTGATGGTTAGACTTTACCTTCGTAGAAAATTGCAAAATGAGATG TTCATCCCTACTAGTGTTACAGACAGTTACAATTTCGTGGAGGCATTGGTGTCGC ACTTGAAGGACCTTGATGAGAAGCAACTGGTGCTATATGCACAGATGGCCAACCTTGTCCACTTCATTCTTCAATGGCCTGAGATCAACTTAAAAGAGATTGCCGAGAACTTCTCCAAG CTGGCATGCAATGCCCATACCATTTGTGACTGTGAACTCAGACCTCTAGGCACAGGACTCTATCCTGTTGTTTCCATTATCAACCACAG CTGCATGCCCAATGCTGTGCTGACATTTGAGGGAAAGTCATCTGTTGTTCGAGCTGTAGAGCATATACCAGAAGGAGCAGAG ttGTCGATAGCTTACATAGACACTGCTGGAAGCACTATGACTCGGCAAAAGGCTCTCAAAGAACAGTACTTTTTCACTTGCACATGTCCCCGCTGCATCAAAGTG TATGATGATATCCAAGAAAGTGCGATTCTGGAAGGCTACAGATGCAAAGATGATAGATGCAATGGTTTTTTGCTCCGTGATTCTG AAGACAAAGGATTTATATGCCAAACTTGTGGCCTTCGTAGGAGCAAGGAAGAGGTAAAAAGGATTGCATGTGAAATAACAGCAATTTCAGACAAGAAACTCAAGTCTACTTCCCCTGGAA ACCAGGAGGAAGTtatttctctatataagatgaTTGAGAAACTTCAAATGGAGCTGTGCCATCCTTCTTCAATTAGTTTGATGCGAACTCAAGAAGAACTTCTGAAG ATTTTGATGGAGCTAGGAGATTGGAGAGAAGCTCTGGCATATTGCAGATTGACCATTACTGGATATCAAA GAGTGTATCCAGAGCTTCATCCTTTGCTTGGGTTGCAGTATTATACCTGTGGCAAAATCGAGTG A